AAAACTACTGACAGTTATTAATAGTATGGGCTGTGCAGTAGTGATGACAGATATAAATTCTTGCATCCAAATGATAAACCCAATAGCAGAAGTACTGACTGGTTGGCAGCAAAAAGAAGCGTTGGGGAAATTTTGGAGAGATGTTTTAAATTTAGTTGACAAAGACACTGGAGAAGAGATTGTTCATATAGTAACGCAAGCAATGGAAACAGGTGTAGTTTTGCAACTACCAGAAAACTGTCTTCTCATAACCAGAGATGGAAAAAAAATACCGATTGGAGATACTGTTGCACCAATTCGTGATCATATGGGTAGGATTGCAGGCGCTGTGATAGTTTTTCAAGACATTACTCAACGCAAGCAACAGGAAGCACAACTAATTCGCAATGCCTTCTATGATGGACTAACAGCACTACCTAACCGAGTGTTATTTCTGGATAGGCTAAAACAAGCATCAGAACGTAGTAAAAGACGCTTCAATTATCATTTTGCAGTTTTATTTTTAGATTTAGATAGTTTTAAAATAATTAACGATCGCTTTGGGCATAGCATGGGTGATGATTTATTAGTAGCGATCGCTCGACGCTTGGAGTCATGTTTGCGTAGTGGTGACACTGTCGCTAGATTTGGGGGAGATGAATTTGCAGTGTTGTTAGAGGATATCAAAGATGTTAGCGATGCTATTAATATTGCCAAACGTATTCAAGAAACTTTAAGTTTACCCCTGCACCTCAACGGATATGAAATATCAACAACAGCTAGCATCGGGATTGCTTTAAGTAGTAGTGGTTATGAAGAACCAACAAATATATTGCGAGATGCAGATACAGCAATGTATCGTGCCAAGGTAAAAGGAAAGGCTAATTATATTATTTTTGATAAAAGTTTTATAGATAAAATTACAGATTAAGTTTGATATGGATTAAAGCGGTGACAACAGCATTTTTTTATCGAACACCGATAAACACCGATGATTTATCTGTGTGCATCTGTGTGCATCTGTGTTCGTTATTTCTCGACTTTTGTTGTGGCTGCAATTCTGATTCATAACAAAAATAATATTTCCTAAATAATAAATAAAGTTACATTATTTGAACATTTTCTAAAAACTACTTAATATTCCGTCAAATCACCTACTTTTTCAGAGTAAAGTGAATATTTACCCGTCAGCCAGCAAAGCTAATGGTAAAAGTCCTAGCAAAATTGAAATTTTCAATAGTAATTTTTGTTGTGGTGTTGTTGGGTATTATTTATATATCTGTTCCGCCAGCCCATACCCAACAACCAGTAGTCCTCAATTTGTTGATGACAGCCCCTGATGCTCAACCTTGGAAAGAGGGTATCATCAAAGACTTCGAGAGTAAAAATCCTGGTATTCGCATCAATATCATTGAAGGGCCAAACGCTACGAATTTACTTGAAGATTTGTACACATCAGCGTTTATTTTAGGTGATTCTCCCTATGACCTGATTAATATGGATGTCATTTGGACGCCTAAATTTGCTGCGGCTGGGTGGCTGTTAGATTTAACAGATAAGGTTACAGAATCGGAATTAGCAGCTTTTTCACCCAAGGATGTAGAAGGTGGACGTTACAAAGGTAGATTGTATCGAATTCCCATGCGGAGTGATGTGGGAATGCTTTACTACCGGGAAGATTTACTTAAACAAGCGGGGTTTAATCCACCAGAAACTTTTACAGATTTAATCAAGATTTCCCAAGCTTTAAAACAGCAAGACAAAATAAATTGGGGTTATCTTTGGCAAGGTCGCCAATATGAAGGATTAGCGGCGATGTTTGTCGAAATTCTGGAAGGTTTCGGGGGATTTTGGGTAAATCCTAACACCCTAGAAGTAGGATTAGATAAACCAGAAACCTTAAAAGCGATCGCTTTTCTCAAACAGACAATTGCAACAGGTATTTCTCCTCCTGGTGTCACAACATACCAAGAAGAAGAAACTAGACGCATTTTTCAGAGTGGACAAGCGGCTTTTTTACGCAGTTGGCCCTATGTTTGGCCCCTAGCTAATGCCAAGGATTCCCCCATTAAAGGTAAAATTGCCATCAAACCAATGGTTAGTGCCTCTGGTGAAAGTTCAGGGGCTTGCTTAGGTGGATGGGGTTTGGGAATTTCTAAAACGACCAAACATCCTCAAGAAGCTTGGAAAGCAATTCAATACTTTACCAGCGAAGAAGCACAGCGTCGATTTGTTCTCCAAGCTGGTTTTGTACCTAGCAGGCGTTCATTATTTACAGATCCACAAATCGTCGCCACCTATCCCCACTATCCTCAGTTACTAGAAGTAGTGGAACAAGCTGTTTTGCGTCCGCCCATCGCCCAATATGCCCAAACATCAGATATTTTGCAACGTTACCTGAGTGCAGCATTAACAAATCGCATGTCTCCAGAAGTAGCCATGAAAGCAGCAGCGCAGGAGACAAGGCGGTTGTTGGGGGATGTGTGAGGAGATGGGGAGGTGGGGAGATGGGGAGTAATGTAGAGACGCGATTCATCGCGTCTGGGAGTGTGGTGAGTGTGGGAAGACAAGGAGGACAAGGAAGAAATTACCTGTTCCCTGTTAAGAGTTCCCTCTTACCAATGACGAATGACCAATGAGAAATGACAAATAACCAATGACAATTGACTAATGACCAATTTAAGTACAATTCGTAGTCGAGAACAGAGGACGGCGTGGCTTTTCTTGTTGCCTGCGCTGTTGTTGTTGTTGTTAGTATTTGGTTATCCAATTCTGCGGGCTTTTTGGTTGAGTTTGTTTGCTAAGAATTTGGGGACTCAACTACAAGCTAATTTTGCTGGTTTGGATAATTATGTGCGGATGGCTGGAGATGGGCGTTTTTGGCAAAGTTTCTGGATTTCATCTGTATTTACAACCGCATCAGTGATTTTGGAATTACTGTTGGGGTTGGGAATCGCCCTAATTCTCAACCAACGATTTTTTGGACGAGGTACAGTACGAACTGTTGCTATCATACCTTGGGCTTTGCCTACTGCTTTGATTGGTTTAGCGTGGGCGTGGATTTTTAATGATCAATTCGGGGTGGTGAATGATATTTTGCTCAGGTTGGGTGTAATTCAAACTGGTATAAATTGGCTGGGAGAACCAACCTTAGCGATGATTGCAGTCGTGTTTGCAGATGTGTGGAAAACAACGCCATTTATTAGTATTTTGCTGCTGGCTGGATTGCAGTCAATTTCCTCCGATTTGTACGAAGCCCATGCCATTGATGGGGCTAGACCTTGGCAAAGTTTCTATCAAATTACCTTACCATTGTTGATGCCGCAAATTTTGATTGCGATGCTGTTTCGGTTTGCCCAAGCTTTTGGGATTTTTGATTTAATTGCTGTGATGACAGGCGGCGGGCCTGGCGGTGCTACGGAAGTTGTATCTTTATATATCTACTCAACAATCATGCGCTACTTGGATTTTGGTTACGGGGCGGCGCTAGTGGTAGTGACATTTTTATTATTAGTTGCAGCTGTGGCGATCGCAAGTTGGTTGTTGAGGAAATCTCGTTTAACGGTGTAGAGGAAATTAGTTGCGATCGCACTTTGTTTTTAAAACGCAGAGGATCACAAAGGAGGGCGCAAAGGGGAGGCAGCGCGTTGCGGGGGTTCCCCCCGTTGTAGCGACTGCCGTCGCGCAGAGTTTTGCTATGAATTTATGCAATTTTGTACTTAGTTTGTAGTAAATCTTAAGTAGGGTGTATTATTTTATATCTTGCACCAACTTTTCGTCCCGCCTCGGAATTTATTCCGAGGCGGGATATGGGGTAGGTGCAAGATGTAAGTTATGGCTTTGCTATCACGCACCGCCGATAACATGGTGCGTGATATAGCTCAAATCATGTTTTTCATGAAAAATGATATTAAAATACGCGCCACTACAGTGATTTTATTTTTACTTGTGGTTTGAAACAAAAAACTTCAAGTTTGAAATGAGAAACTTGTGGTTTAAAACAAAAAACTTTAAGTTTGGAACGAGAAACTTGTGGTTTGAAATGAAAAACTTCGAGTTTTAAATGAGAAACTTGTAGTTTGAAACAAAAAACTTCAAGTTTAAAATGAGAAGCTTGTGGTTTAAAACAAAAAACTTGTAGTTTGAAACAAGAAACTTCACCCTCAGAACATCAAACTTGGGCATCAAAAGGTCAAACTTGAGGATTTAAACCTCAAAACTAACTCATAAAAAACCACTAACAACTAATGTACAGATGCGATTAATCGCGTCTGTACTCATTAACTACTGACAAAGTTTTGATTCCGAAATACAGTGATTATACTGAGAATAAATAAGATAGCAATCTTAAATTAGTCTAGTTATGTCCCTCACTTTCAGCTTTGTTCTTAGTCAAAATCAGACATTTGAATTACGTTGTGATTATGGTTCGCGGCGTTTGGATAGTGTAGAGTTGAGGGCGCTGATTGAAGTATGTGAAAAAAATTACTATCCGCGACAAAAAGATAGTATATCCGAACTCATCCAATTAGGACGACGGCTTTATCACTGGCTAGATGGTAAGGAAGGGTGGCTAAGAAGGGCGTTAGATGAAGCTGATGAGGGGACGATTTATTTAGATTTGATGCAAACTAGCGAGGCGCAAGGATTAAACCCACAAACAGAACGGATGGCGTTAGGACTGGCGCATTTACCTTGGGAATTGCTACACGATGGGACGGTCTTTTTACTGACTCGACAAGATATAGCTGTCTTACCAGTGCGTTCTATGCAGCAACGCAACACCCAAATTATTGGTGTGCAAAATCGCCCTTTGCGGTTGCTGTTTATGGCAACTGCACCGGAATACCCCAGAGTTGCTACGCTGGAATTTGAACGGGAAGAAGCTAATATTCTCCAAGCAACCAAGGATCAACCATTGGCATTGATTGTTGAGGAAAGTGGATCGGTTGAAGAGTTGAAAAATCTGGTTGCATCCTACAAGCAAGATTATTTTGATGTCTTCCACATCACGGGACACGGCTTAATTTATACCAATAAAGACTACAGCTTTTTGCTGCGCCCAGGACAAAGAATTGCAGATCATACCCCCTGCTTGATTACTGAAGATGAGGTGGGGAATGTACAACTTACTACTGTAAGTGATCTTGCCAAAGCCTTTCGAGGACGTTGGCCGAGGGTGATTTTTCTCTCTGGTTGTCATACGGGAGAAGTTGCAAACAAAGGGACAGTACCTTCAATGGCGCAACAATTGGTGAAGGCGGGGGCGGGTATTGTTTTGGGTTGGGCGCGTCCGGTGTACGATCGCACGGGTATTATTACAGCAAAGGCGTTGTATCAAGCTTTGGCGACGGGGGCGACGGTAGAGGAGGCGGTGAAAGCAGCCCAGCAAGAGATGATTGCTGAAAAATGCAGCGATTGGCACTTATTGCGGATTTACCGAGATACGCGCCCGATTCAGGAGTTAGTAACACCCTTGAGAACCAAGGGAAGAGAAAGGCTGGTGTTTACACCGCCAGAACAAGAATTTTTGGACGAGAATAATATAGTTAAAGTCGTCAGTCGTTTAGAATTTGTCGGACGCAGGCGGTCTTTGCAAAGATGTTTACGGGCGTTGCGGGAAACTAGCGACAACATCGGTGTGTTTATTGCGGGAATGGGAGGACTGGGTAAGAGTACTTTGGCGGCGCGACTGTGTACGAGAGTCAGAAGCCAGCGCCCAGAGTTTCAGCAGGTGGTGTTGATTGGGGTTGTGGATGAGGTAGGGTTGTTAAATAAGCTTTCGAGTAAGTATGAACGGTTTGCTGATGTTCCCGCACTCCTCAACGAACCAAAGGTTTCTCTTAAGGGAAGATTACAAAACTTTTTTGAGGCGATCAAAAACGAACACAATCAGCCTTTGCTGTTAGTGTTGGATGACTTTGAGCAAAACATCCCCAAAAGTAACATTGAAAATGGCTCATTGCGGATGACGGCAGAAGCCTACCGCATTTTAGAAGCGATTTGTGCAGCGCTGGTAGAAAATAATGCTGTAAGTCGGTTGATTGTTACCTGTCGCTATTTGCAAACGGACACTTTACCACCCCATCGCCTGCATTTAGAATCTTTGGCAGCGATGAGTAAAAGCGATATTGATAAAATCTGCCGTCCGTTAGATAAAGAAATTCAGCAACAGCCCATCACGCAACGAGTTATTAAAATTGCTGATGGTAATCCCCGCTTGTTGAAATGGCTATTAGAAATCATTCAGCAACCAAGTTTAGAATCAGATGTGCTATTGACTCGTTTAGAAGCGACTGAGCAAAAGTTCCGCGAGAATATTTTGGCACAGACTTTACTGGATGCTTTGGCAGTGGAAGAGAAAAAGTTTCTCGCGCGGTTGAGTGTGTTTCAATTGCCGATGACAGAGGAAATTATTAGCGCTGTTGAACAGAACCTCACCCCCTCCCCTCTCCTTACCAAGGAGAGGGGTGCCGAAGGCGGGGTGAGGTTTCCCCCTGGTAAGGAGAGGGGTGCCGAAGGCGGGGTGAGGTTTCCCCCTGGTAAGGAGAGGGGTGCCGAAGGCGGGGTGAGGTTTCCCCCTGGTAAGGAGAGGGGTGCCGAAGGCGGGGTGAGGTTTCCCCCTAGTAAGGAGAGGGGTGCCGAAGGCGGGGTGAGGTTTCCCCCTAGTAAGGAGAGGGGTGCCGAAGGCGGGGTGAGGTTTCCCCCTAGTAAGGAGAGGGGTGCCGAAAGCGGGGTGAGGTTATCGCTAAATAAACTCACCAGCCTCAGCCTAATCGAATCTGCCACGACTCACCCCAGCCAAACACCCACCTATCGCGTCACCACGATTTTAGAACCATGTTGGAGCAGGTATTAAATCAAGTAGAGTGGCAAACAACTAGACAACAAGCCGTCAGGAAAATCTATCAAGTCTGGTGGGAGGAAGTTGACAACTATATAGAAGAACAAGCACTAGAAATCGTCCGTTTGGGATTACTGGCCAAAGAGAAAGAAATAGCCGTCAGCGTTGGTGACATAATCGTTAACCACTGGGTGAACAGTTCCCGGTTTTTGGAAGCATTAAAACTATGTCAGCAAATTCTGGCAGTATATGAAGACTACCGCATCTTGGGAGCTATTGCTCGTGCTGAAAAGGTTTTAGGTTTAGTGGAAGATGCTGCTAACCACTATCAGCAAGCTTTAGAACTTTGTCCTGAAGATGATTTTGAGATAAAAGCTTCTATCGTTCACAACATGGCAGGGTTATTTGCCCAAAAAGGAGATATCAATCGGGCAATCACCCTTTACGAAAAATCTTTGCAAATCACAAACAGCACCAACGATATAGGTGGTAAAGCTGCCAATCTCCATGAAATGGCAAGATTATTTGCCCAACAGGGAGATGTCACCAAAGCGATCGCACTCTACAAACAATCTTTGCAAATCAATCAAAGCATCAATAATTTTCGTGGCAAAGCTGCTACCCTCAACCAACTGGCATATTTAATTGCCTAACAGGGAGAAATCCAACAAGCGTTAGCACTCTACGAACAATCTTTGCAAATCAAAGAGAGTATCAACGATGTGGGTGGTAAAGCTGCTACCCTCCACAACATGGCTTACTTGGCTGGTGAAACAGGAGATAAGGCTAGACAATTAGATTTATATTTACAAGCTGCTTCCGCACTTGCCCAAATTCGCGCTTATGTTGACTTGGTAAGAGTTCTAAGTAATTTAGGCGTAGCAGATGCAAGCAAAAATTTGGTTTACTTCGCTCAAGCAATGTGGCTGACGCTGAGAATTCAAGCACCCTTAGCAAGTACAATCTATCTCATCCGAGCTTTGTATAATGCCGTGCCCCAAGGTGACGAATTACAAGCTTTGCTAGGAGTAACTGCGATGTTTTTCTGTAAGCACAGAGGTAAAGGACATCCGCAGTTAAAAGAACTCCAGGATATAAGTTGGAAGATGATAGCAGAGGCGGCAGCTAGACAAGGAATAGAGACGCCAGAAGCATTTAAGACTTGGTTTACTCAGCAACGCCTCAATGATCCAGAGTATTTCCTCCCGCGACTCAATCAACGCTTGGAGGAGATTGTCGGCGATGGGTGGCTATTTGATCAGTTATCAGTTAATACCAATTTGAAAAAACAATGCGACAAATAAACCATATTGTAGAGACGCGATTTATCGCGTCTTCGTCTTGAACCAAGAATATGGCGCAATCATAAATTGAATTGGTATAACGTGCATAAATTGAATTGGTATAACGTGAGTTCGATAGATTTCATGAACCCAACATCCCACCCTGCAATAAATTGCGGGCGAGTTGATTGCTTAGTCTGATAATATTTATCGAACTCACGTTAACTGATAACTGATAACTGTTCACTTAATTTAACCCAGATATTTCTGCACTTGCAGTACTAATTCATTTGTCCAGTAATTAGCCAGATCGGCTGCTTGAGCTTCCACCATGACTCGGATGACTGGTTCTGTACCAGAAGCACGAACTAAAATTCTCCCAGTATCACCCATCGCGGCTTCAGCACGAGCGATCGCTTCTTGCAGAGGTTGACACTCTTGCCACGCCATGCGTTTGTGACGATCTTCTACTCGTACATTCCGCAATAGCTGGGGATAGGTATGAAAGCTTTGATCTACCATTTCTGCCAGAGAAGCACCCGCCTGCTTTACCAAGGCTGCTACGTGTAAAGCTGTGAGTAATCCGTCTCCTGTAATGCCGTAGTGCCGACATAAAATATGCCCAGATTGTTCTCCGCCCAGCATACCGCCAGTTTTCTGCATTTCTGCTTGCACGTATTGATCGCCTACTGGTGTACGGATGAGTTTACCACCGCTTTGCTGCCAGGCTCTTTCAAAGCCCAAGTTTGCCATGACGGTGGAGACAATTAAGTTATCTGGCAATGCTTGCTTTTGCTGGAGGTGGTATCCCCACAAATAAAGAATGTAATCACCGTTGACTTGCCGTCCACTATTATCTACGGCTAACACGCGATCGGCATCCCCATCAAAGGCAAAACCCAGATCAGCGTTGTGTTCCCTAACTGCTGCTTGCAAAATATCGAGGTGAGTGGAACCGCAGTTGACATTGATGCGATCGCCATCCGGTTGATGATGCAAACAGATAACTTCTGCCCCCATCGATTCAAATACCGATGGCGCTAACCCAACTGCTGCTCCCCAAGCCAAGTCTAAAACTATTTTCATGCCTTGGAGATTAACAGTTTCCAAAGGCTGTGTTAACGCATTTGCATAACTTCCTACCAACTCCGGGCGTGAGTAATGTCTACCACAATT
Above is a genomic segment from Fischerella sp. JS2 containing:
- a CDS encoding CHAT domain-containing protein produces the protein MSLTFSFVLSQNQTFELRCDYGSRRLDSVELRALIEVCEKNYYPRQKDSISELIQLGRRLYHWLDGKEGWLRRALDEADEGTIYLDLMQTSEAQGLNPQTERMALGLAHLPWELLHDGTVFLLTRQDIAVLPVRSMQQRNTQIIGVQNRPLRLLFMATAPEYPRVATLEFEREEANILQATKDQPLALIVEESGSVEELKNLVASYKQDYFDVFHITGHGLIYTNKDYSFLLRPGQRIADHTPCLITEDEVGNVQLTTVSDLAKAFRGRWPRVIFLSGCHTGEVANKGTVPSMAQQLVKAGAGIVLGWARPVYDRTGIITAKALYQALATGATVEEAVKAAQQEMIAEKCSDWHLLRIYRDTRPIQELVTPLRTKGRERLVFTPPEQEFLDENNIVKVVSRLEFVGRRRSLQRCLRALRETSDNIGVFIAGMGGLGKSTLAARLCTRVRSQRPEFQQVVLIGVVDEVGLLNKLSSKYERFADVPALLNEPKVSLKGRLQNFFEAIKNEHNQPLLLVLDDFEQNIPKSNIENGSLRMTAEAYRILEAICAALVENNAVSRLIVTCRYLQTDTLPPHRLHLESLAAMSKSDIDKICRPLDKEIQQQPITQRVIKIADGNPRLLKWLLEIIQQPSLESDVLLTRLEATEQKFRENILAQTLLDALAVEEKKFLARLSVFQLPMTEEIISAVEQNLTPSPLLTKERGAEGGVRFPPGKERGAEGGVRFPPGKERGAEGGVRFPPGKERGAEGGVRFPPSKERGAEGGVRFPPSKERGAEGGVRFPPSKERGAESGVRLSLNKLTSLSLIESATTHPSQTPTYRVTTILEPCWSRY
- a CDS encoding ABC transporter substrate-binding protein yields the protein MVKVLAKLKFSIVIFVVVLLGIIYISVPPAHTQQPVVLNLLMTAPDAQPWKEGIIKDFESKNPGIRINIIEGPNATNLLEDLYTSAFILGDSPYDLINMDVIWTPKFAAAGWLLDLTDKVTESELAAFSPKDVEGGRYKGRLYRIPMRSDVGMLYYREDLLKQAGFNPPETFTDLIKISQALKQQDKINWGYLWQGRQYEGLAAMFVEILEGFGGFWVNPNTLEVGLDKPETLKAIAFLKQTIATGISPPGVTTYQEEETRRIFQSGQAAFLRSWPYVWPLANAKDSPIKGKIAIKPMVSASGESSGACLGGWGLGISKTTKHPQEAWKAIQYFTSEEAQRRFVLQAGFVPSRRSLFTDPQIVATYPHYPQLLEVVEQAVLRPPIAQYAQTSDILQRYLSAALTNRMSPEVAMKAAAQETRRLLGDV
- a CDS encoding diguanylate cyclase domain-containing protein, whose protein sequence is MVAPKILVIEDEEILAVDIRNTLHKLGYEVYKITDFGENAIQNIVEISPNLVLIDIGSIGKLDCVEVIDTIKINFTIPVLYLTDNSGLTTFNHNSLEEPFSYIIKPFTEKELYNAVEMALYKDKIQKQLQQENQKLLTVINSMGCAVVMTDINSCIQMINPIAEVLTGWQQKEALGKFWRDVLNLVDKDTGEEIVHIVTQAMETGVVLQLPENCLLITRDGKKIPIGDTVAPIRDHMGRIAGAVIVFQDITQRKQQEAQLIRNAFYDGLTALPNRVLFLDRLKQASERSKRRFNYHFAVLFLDLDSFKIINDRFGHSMGDDLLVAIARRLESCLRSGDTVARFGGDEFAVLLEDIKDVSDAINIAKRIQETLSLPLHLNGYEISTTASIGIALSSSGYEEPTNILRDADTAMYRAKVKGKANYIIFDKSFIDKITD
- a CDS encoding sugar ABC transporter permease, which translates into the protein MTNLSTIRSREQRTAWLFLLPALLLLLLVFGYPILRAFWLSLFAKNLGTQLQANFAGLDNYVRMAGDGRFWQSFWISSVFTTASVILELLLGLGIALILNQRFFGRGTVRTVAIIPWALPTALIGLAWAWIFNDQFGVVNDILLRLGVIQTGINWLGEPTLAMIAVVFADVWKTTPFISILLLAGLQSISSDLYEAHAIDGARPWQSFYQITLPLLMPQILIAMLFRFAQAFGIFDLIAVMTGGGPGGATEVVSLYIYSTIMRYLDFGYGAALVVVTFLLLVAAVAIASWLLRKSRLTV
- a CDS encoding tetratricopeptide repeat protein, which gives rise to MLEQVLNQVEWQTTRQQAVRKIYQVWWEEVDNYIEEQALEIVRLGLLAKEKEIAVSVGDIIVNHWVNSSRFLEALKLCQQILAVYEDYRILGAIARAEKVLGLVEDAANHYQQALELCPEDDFEIKASIVHNMAGLFAQKGDINRAITLYEKSLQITNSTNDIGGKAANLHEMARLFAQQGDVTKAIALYKQSLQINQSINNFRGKAATLNQLAYLIA
- the glmM gene encoding phosphoglucosamine mutase, which encodes MVSSITRTQGFGGSASEPDKLQKVIEGSLAPNSISLPITSLFGTDGIRGRVGELLSAPLALQIGYWAGTVLRSCAAESGSVIVGQDSRNSSDMLAMALSAGLTAAGLEVWYLGLCPTPCVAYLTSMSDAIGGVMISASHNPPEDNGIKIFGADGLKLPQALQAEIEAGLRGLTASASISNCGRHYSRPELVGSYANALTQPLETVNLQGMKIVLDLAWGAAVGLAPSVFESMGAEVICLHHQPDGDRINVNCGSTHLDILQAAVREHNADLGFAFDGDADRVLAVDNSGRQVNGDYILYLWGYHLQQKQALPDNLIVSTVMANLGFERAWQQSGGKLIRTPVGDQYVQAEMQKTGGMLGGEQSGHILCRHYGITGDGLLTALHVAALVKQAGASLAEMVDQSFHTYPQLLRNVRVEDRHKRMAWQECQPLQEAIARAEAAMGDTGRILVRASGTEPVIRVMVEAQAADLANYWTNELVLQVQKYLG